From the genome of Candidatus Roizmanbacteria bacterium, one region includes:
- a CDS encoding type II toxin-antitoxin system PemK/MazF family toxin produces MDKNYLKWHKEKKRINNNQDRVFFSEREVWFCHLGENVGFEQDGRGDSYLRPVIVLKKFNNEICWAIPLTKRVKPNRPFNFVLSFNKGVRSTAILSQIRLLDVKRLKYKIGTVRKNDFISLKEKIRRLIA; encoded by the coding sequence ATGGATAAAAATTATCTGAAGTGGCACAAGGAGAAAAAACGAATAAATAACAATCAAGATCGTGTATTTTTTAGTGAACGAGAGGTCTGGTTCTGTCACTTAGGAGAAAACGTAGGCTTTGAACAGGATGGACGGGGAGATTCTTATCTACGCCCAGTTATAGTGTTGAAAAAATTCAATAACGAAATATGCTGGGCAATTCCATTAACCAAAAGAGTCAAGCCAAATAGACCATTTAACTTCGTTCTATCTTTTAACAAAGGTGTTAGAAGTACGGCAATACTTTCTCAAATAAGATTACTTGATGTAAAAAGGCTAAAGTATAAGATTGGAACTGTGAGAAAGAATGATTTTATCTCCTT
- a CDS encoding SOS response-associated peptidase, which yields MCGRFQIDTNKEEIEKHYGMELGSAFKSRYNAAPSQEIPVVTDDKIEFKKWDLPLKFGDKFIRNLANIRDDSLRKGWAKRFLGQRCLVPSTGYYEWKTTADGKVPYYFGLKKHRLFSFAGLYDGDTFALITTTASKQTSSVHKRMPVILSESDEKLWVNADNDFEQVKSLVSPFEGELEIYPISTKINNARLDVSDVVERVS from the coding sequence ATGTGCGGGCGATTTCAGATCGATACCAATAAAGAGGAGATCGAAAAACATTATGGTATGGAGTTGGGGTCCGCATTCAAGTCTCGCTACAACGCTGCTCCCTCTCAAGAAATACCGGTGGTGACCGATGATAAGATCGAGTTTAAGAAATGGGATCTTCCTTTGAAGTTTGGTGATAAATTTATTCGTAACTTGGCAAATATCCGAGACGATAGTTTAAGGAAGGGGTGGGCAAAGCGATTCTTGGGTCAGCGATGTTTGGTTCCTTCAACTGGTTACTACGAATGGAAAACTACGGCAGATGGCAAGGTCCCTTACTACTTTGGTCTGAAAAAGCATAGGCTGTTTTCCTTTGCCGGATTGTACGACGGCGATACCTTTGCTCTAATTACTACCACTGCCTCAAAGCAAACAAGCTCAGTGCATAAAAGGATGCCGGTGATCTTGTCTGAGTCTGATGAAAAACTCTGGGTGAATGCAGACAATGATTTTGAACAGGTGAAATCTTTGGTTAGTCCATTTGAGGGCGAGCTAGAGATCTATCCGATCTCAACCAAGATAAATAATGCGCGACTTGACGTGTCGGATGTTGTTGAGCGAGTGAGCTAG
- a CDS encoding DUF1905 domain-containing protein, translated as MWQGPSSWHFVTLPKKDAADIKKYQSPIRRGFGAIRVRVTVGETVWETSIFPDKETGSYILPLKFAIRKKEGIKADQLLSFSLELRQN; from the coding sequence ATGTGGCAAGGACCGTCGAGCTGGCATTTTGTCACCCTTCCTAAAAAAGATGCTGCCGACATTAAAAAATATCAAAGCCCAATCCGACGAGGATTTGGAGCGATACGCGTGAGAGTGACCGTAGGGGAGACCGTCTGGGAAACCTCCATCTTTCCCGATAAAGAAACGGGATCCTATATCCTCCCTCTTAAATTCGCTATACGCAAAAAGGAGGGAATTAAGGCAGATCAGCTACTGAGTTTCAGCTTAGAGTTAAGGCAGAACTAG
- a CDS encoding GIY-YIG nuclease family protein, which translates to MFYLYFLQSEVSKKYYIGVASNVLIRLGEHNKGGTKSTKPYRPWKIVYIEKYLTKQEAMKREWHLKHPKGFLDKKSIISKLKANGEVA; encoded by the coding sequence ATGTTTTATCTTTATTTTTTGCAGAGTGAAGTAAGTAAAAAATATTATATCGGAGTAGCTTCCAATGTTCTAATAAGACTTGGTGAGCATAATAAGGGTGGCACTAAATCAACAAAACCATACCGTCCTTGGAAAATAGTATATATAGAGAAGTATTTAACGAAGCAAGAAGCGATGAAGCGTGAATGGCATTTAAAACATCCCAAGGGATTTCTGGATAAAAAATCTATAATAAGTAAGTTGAAAGCTAATGGAGAGGTCGCATAG
- a CDS encoding aldo/keto reductase translates to MQKNKLGNSDLKVSQLGLGCMGMSEFYGSHDDNDSIKTIHYALENGINFFDTADMYGLGANEMLLGKALQDRRDKAVIATKFGVLRGDDGSFPGLNGKPEYVKLACEKSLQRLKVDQIDLYYLHRVDPNTPIEDTVGAMSELVKEGKVRYIGLSEASEEIIRKAHKVHPITAVQTEYSLWSNDLGAVFTVCRELNIALIAYSPLGRGFLSGKYKSRDDFEKGDFRRDNPRFSDENIAKNLEIVAKVEDIAKSKSATPAQVALAWVMSKGTDVFPLTGTKTIKNLNENIESTNIKLKKDEIEQLDNLQSLVSGSRY, encoded by the coding sequence ATGCAAAAAAATAAATTAGGCAATAGTGACTTGAAGGTTTCCCAATTAGGCTTAGGTTGTATGGGGATGAGTGAATTTTATGGCAGTCATGACGATAACGACTCAATAAAAACAATTCATTACGCTTTGGAAAACGGTATCAACTTTTTTGATACTGCCGATATGTATGGTTTGGGGGCTAATGAGATGTTGTTGGGAAAGGCTTTGCAGGACAGAAGGGATAAAGCGGTTATAGCTACTAAGTTTGGCGTTTTAAGAGGAGATGATGGTTCTTTTCCCGGCCTTAATGGAAAACCTGAATACGTAAAACTCGCTTGTGAAAAAAGCCTTCAGAGATTAAAAGTTGATCAAATAGATCTTTACTATCTGCATAGAGTTGACCCAAACACTCCAATAGAAGATACGGTCGGCGCTATGTCTGAATTAGTAAAAGAGGGGAAAGTTAGATATATCGGGTTATCAGAAGCCTCTGAAGAAATCATAAGAAAAGCTCACAAAGTACACCCAATCACCGCTGTACAAACAGAATACTCTTTATGGAGTAATGATTTGGGAGCAGTTTTCACTGTTTGTAGAGAGCTTAACATCGCCTTAATAGCGTATAGTCCATTAGGAAGAGGTTTTCTCTCTGGAAAGTATAAATCCCGGGATGATTTTGAAAAAGGCGATTTCCGAAGAGACAACCCAAGATTTAGTGATGAAAACATTGCTAAGAATCTAGAAATTGTGGCTAAAGTAGAAGATATTGCCAAATCAAAATCTGCAACTCCGGCACAAGTAGCGTTAGCGTGGGTAATGTCTAAAGGAACTGATGTGTTTCCTCTCACTGGCACAAAGACGATTAAAAACCTAAATGAAAACATAGAATCAACTAATATAAAACTTAAAAAAGATGAAATTGAACAATTAGATAATCTCCAAAGTTTAGTTTCAGGTTCTAGATATTAG
- a CDS encoding TfoX/Sxy family protein, whose protein sequence is MSTDKQTISYILELLHNDHRFSARAMFGEYALYADGKVVGLICDDTLYVKIVPASSALEQVCEKGSPYPGAKPHYVLSEEQLSSLSQLPQILFSIAKSLPEKKKKLKANK, encoded by the coding sequence ATGAGTACCGATAAGCAGACCATATCCTACATATTAGAGCTACTTCATAATGACCATCGGTTTTCTGCCCGAGCGATGTTTGGCGAGTATGCGCTCTATGCTGACGGGAAGGTAGTGGGCCTTATCTGCGACGATACGCTCTATGTAAAGATCGTACCTGCAAGTAGCGCGCTTGAGCAGGTTTGTGAGAAAGGGTCTCCATATCCGGGCGCAAAACCACATTACGTCCTATCGGAGGAACAACTCAGTTCCCTTTCTCAACTTCCTCAAATTCTGTTTTCTATTGCCAAGTCACTTCCTGAAAAGAAAAAGAAGCTAAAAGCAAACAAATAA
- a CDS encoding DUF1761 domain-containing protein — MEVNYVAVLVATVLQFVAGAVWYSALFGKLWAKMHGFDKLSKEVQQKMMKSMGPMYAVQFLTTLLTSYVLGLFVVSLPSEWHAFGAAGFFWLGFVLPTVIGTVIWGGTEPKWIVKKIAVQAGALLVCYMIAAAVFYFMS; from the coding sequence ATGGAAGTAAATTACGTGGCAGTGTTGGTTGCAACAGTGCTTCAGTTTGTGGCTGGTGCTGTTTGGTACTCTGCGCTCTTTGGAAAACTCTGGGCAAAGATGCATGGTTTTGACAAACTTTCAAAAGAAGTTCAGCAGAAAATGATGAAGTCGATGGGACCGATGTATGCGGTGCAGTTTCTGACCACGCTCCTCACGTCCTATGTACTTGGACTTTTTGTGGTCTCACTTCCTTCAGAGTGGCATGCATTTGGCGCAGCTGGTTTCTTTTGGTTAGGATTCGTGCTTCCGACCGTAATCGGCACCGTTATATGGGGTGGCACTGAACCAAAATGGATTGTGAAGAAGATTGCTGTTCAGGCAGGAGCTTTACTGGTCTGCTACATGATTGCCGCTGCGGTTTTTTACTTCATGAGCTAA
- a CDS encoding alpha/beta fold hydrolase — protein MKVFIRLIFIASVLVASYFLFRLFNTPTLNSASLSPDMIGENKGGSISTEPLSIDRMRSVKYLGSQIVIEQNLGVSGAHTEYIASYKSEGLKINALLTVPTGEKPATGWPVIIFNHGYIPPAQYRTNERYTAYVNGFANQGYIVFKPDYRGHGSSEGNPEGAYFSPAYTVDVLNALGSIKQYKDADPNKIGMWGHSLGGNITQRAVVVSGDIKAAVIWGGVVGTYDDMYELWFNRRRNTNEATVQQQQQWRMSRTRFTELHGTPQSNPEYWKEIDPAKHLQFLKTPIQIHHTRGDETVTYRLSEEYAKELKAAGKEHEIYLYEGDDHNITANFNTAMQRSVEFFDKYLKN, from the coding sequence ATGAAGGTATTTATTCGACTAATATTTATTGCTTCTGTTTTGGTCGCTTCCTACTTCCTATTCAGACTGTTTAATACCCCTACTCTAAATTCAGCGTCTCTTTCTCCCGACATGATTGGAGAAAATAAAGGAGGCTCAATCAGTACGGAGCCTCTCTCAATAGACCGCATGAGAAGCGTGAAGTATCTCGGTTCTCAAATAGTAATCGAACAGAATCTTGGCGTCTCAGGCGCTCATACCGAGTACATAGCTTCCTACAAATCCGAAGGACTTAAAATTAATGCACTTCTCACTGTTCCAACAGGCGAAAAGCCCGCAACTGGATGGCCTGTAATTATCTTCAACCACGGATATATTCCGCCTGCTCAGTATCGCACCAATGAACGTTACACTGCATACGTAAACGGTTTCGCAAACCAAGGATACATAGTATTCAAACCAGACTATCGAGGACATGGAAGCTCAGAAGGCAATCCAGAGGGAGCCTACTTTTCTCCAGCATACACCGTTGACGTTCTCAATGCTTTGGGCAGTATCAAACAGTATAAAGACGCGGATCCAAACAAAATTGGTATGTGGGGGCACTCACTAGGCGGGAACATTACACAACGAGCCGTTGTTGTCAGTGGAGACATAAAAGCAGCTGTCATTTGGGGTGGCGTGGTCGGAACATACGACGATATGTACGAACTTTGGTTTAACCGAAGAAGAAATACCAATGAAGCGACGGTACAGCAGCAACAACAGTGGCGTATGAGCAGAACTAGGTTTACCGAGCTCCATGGTACACCTCAATCTAACCCTGAATACTGGAAGGAAATAGATCCCGCAAAGCATCTCCAGTTTTTGAAGACTCCGATCCAAATACATCACACAAGAGGGGACGAAACCGTAACCTACCGGCTAAGCGAAGAGTATGCCAAAGAGCTTAAAGCGGCGGGAAAAGAACATGAGATATATCTTTATGAAGGTGACGATCATAACATCACGGCCAACTTCAACACCGCCATGCAACGCTCTGTGGAGTTTTTTGATAAATATCTGAAGAACTGA